From a single Leptospira levettii genomic region:
- a CDS encoding esterase/lipase family protein, whose protein sequence is MIQILINSLAGKTVSLTQKTTDSLLKGVQFLVKGSLSSTGDGLDLLSNAFFYKPEWRDALQKLGVQVKDKGIRSNEEFQKTIELTNQAFDKALFKVELTAKKSDDMVFDNRMVSSILGSSHNQKFKLTKIDMSFRTFGKDITAKETITEYKNSGKTKSVLFLPGLFTDETVWQEQTVEYKDRKITSPGLATELAECGYFSFYLRYNHGLPIHENGKKLMHLLDVFFEENKEIHPDIICYSLGCLIFRSCMYYAKLENKPWITRLGKITLVASPNKGSYLEKIGFWLGFLFEKSPNVALKIIGMIGNLRSDAIKDLSFGLIRKEEKGWKETISGYFAETYFGELDDLDVYQAYALMEGPENPLQNFLGDGIVEKKSLTYLTDKVFDKKPNPALRTLELKKQNHFSIISSRPLIHWVKEVFGVAPKV, encoded by the coding sequence GTGATCCAAATCCTTATCAATTCACTTGCTGGCAAAACCGTATCCCTCACCCAAAAAACAACAGATTCCCTGTTAAAAGGGGTTCAATTCCTTGTCAAAGGAAGCCTCTCTTCCACGGGCGATGGATTGGATTTACTTTCCAATGCTTTTTTTTATAAACCTGAATGGAGAGATGCACTCCAAAAACTCGGTGTACAAGTGAAGGACAAAGGTATCCGATCCAACGAAGAATTCCAAAAAACGATCGAACTCACAAACCAAGCCTTTGACAAAGCACTCTTCAAAGTAGAACTCACAGCCAAAAAAAGTGATGATATGGTGTTTGATAACCGTATGGTTTCAAGTATATTGGGAAGTTCTCATAATCAAAAATTCAAACTCACAAAAATTGATATGAGTTTTCGAACTTTTGGAAAAGACATCACGGCAAAAGAAACCATCACAGAATATAAAAACTCTGGTAAAACAAAATCTGTCTTATTTTTACCGGGACTTTTTACGGACGAAACGGTTTGGCAAGAACAAACTGTCGAATACAAGGACAGGAAAATTACATCTCCAGGCCTTGCTACGGAACTTGCGGAATGTGGATACTTCTCTTTTTATCTCAGATACAACCATGGTCTACCCATCCATGAAAATGGAAAAAAACTCATGCACTTACTAGATGTATTTTTTGAAGAAAACAAAGAGATCCATCCAGATATCATCTGTTATAGTTTGGGTTGTTTGATTTTTCGATCTTGTATGTATTATGCAAAATTAGAAAATAAACCTTGGATTACAAGACTTGGAAAAATCACACTCGTTGCATCACCTAATAAAGGTTCGTATTTGGAGAAAATTGGCTTTTGGTTAGGTTTTTTATTCGAAAAAAGTCCAAACGTTGCCTTAAAGATCATTGGAATGATCGGTAATTTACGAAGTGATGCCATCAAAGATTTATCGTTTGGTCTCATCCGAAAAGAAGAAAAAGGTTGGAAGGAAACAATCTCGGGATACTTTGCAGAAACTTATTTTGGTGAACTTGATGATTTGGATGTGTACCAAGCATATGCATTGATGGAAGGACCTGAAAATCCCTTACAGAATTTTTTGGGCGATGGTATTGTTGAGAAAAAAAGCTTAACCTACTTAACGGACAAAGTGTTCGATAAAAAACCAAACCCTGCCCTTCGTACATTAGAATTAAAAAAACAAAACCATTTTTCCATCATTAGCTCACGGCCCCTCATCCATTGGGTAAAAGAAGTATTTGGTGTGGCACCAAAAGTTTAA
- a CDS encoding histone deacetylase has product MKTGISFHSSFLDHKTGTGHPETHVRLESILDKISDLPSQSFEWKKTFKEAPLSFISMIHDPNYVRLVGQVCEEKGSGYLDGDTVFSPNSFQAASFAVGAGITLAQDILDGKLKNGMALVRPPGHHAEADHAMGFCLFNNIAITAKYLQTQGIKRILILDWDVHHGNGTEHQFYEDDSVYFVSLHQYPFYPGTGSSQDRGKGIGKGFTLNLPMARGAGEKEYLDQFQMVHREMETFQPEFVLVSAGFDAHERDPLAGMNLHTSSYEKLTEEVKKIANTYSAGKLLSFLEGGYDFHALSESVKVHLEALAI; this is encoded by the coding sequence ATGAAAACTGGTATCTCATTCCATTCCTCTTTTTTGGACCACAAAACTGGAACTGGTCATCCAGAAACCCATGTACGTTTAGAATCTATTTTAGATAAAATTTCTGATTTACCTTCTCAATCCTTTGAATGGAAAAAAACGTTTAAGGAAGCTCCTTTGTCATTCATTTCTATGATTCACGATCCAAATTACGTTCGTTTAGTGGGACAAGTTTGTGAAGAAAAAGGATCTGGTTATTTGGATGGAGATACTGTTTTTTCACCAAATTCGTTTCAGGCAGCAAGTTTTGCGGTTGGGGCAGGTATCACACTTGCACAAGACATATTGGATGGTAAATTGAAAAATGGTATGGCTCTTGTCAGGCCACCAGGACATCATGCGGAAGCAGATCATGCAATGGGATTTTGTTTATTCAATAATATTGCAATCACGGCAAAATACCTTCAGACACAAGGAATCAAACGGATTTTGATTTTGGATTGGGATGTCCACCATGGAAATGGCACCGAACACCAGTTTTATGAAGATGATTCTGTTTATTTTGTATCACTCCACCAATACCCTTTTTACCCAGGGACTGGTTCCTCACAAGACCGAGGGAAAGGGATAGGCAAAGGTTTCACACTCAATTTGCCCATGGCACGAGGTGCGGGAGAAAAAGAATATTTAGACCAATTCCAAATGGTACATAGAGAGATGGAAACATTCCAACCTGAGTTTGTACTCGTATCAGCTGGGTTTGATGCTCACGAAAGGGACCCGTTAGCTGGTATGAATTTACATACATCATCTTATGAAAAACTGACTGAAGAAGTGAAAAAAATTGCAAACACCTACTCTGCAGGCAAACTTTTATCGTTTTTGGAAGGTGGGTATGATTTCCATGCACTTTCGGAATCGGTGAAAGTGCATTTGGAGGCATTGGCAATTTAA
- a CDS encoding putative glycoside hydrolase, with the protein MKPLFTFLLLFVFVSCQSVSSTKSQQKSGSIQESPEFIEGLYINTKTIRDKKRWSLLFQVMKDAGMNTAVVDMQPYPPTPEQVAEAKALGIYMVARVVNFEGGLLEKTPNANLVSSIQKSIRKACELGFPEIQLDYIRYADGGTNFSMSYEKRYESILGIIKDHKEKTKDSCPSDTKWSADIFGRVPFIENDIIGQKVEPFSEELNGLYPMLYPSHFYGLTKRVSDPYGTIKDGLDLTVKRAKQGTKAIAWVQGFKMMVGPSKLSYIDYIKVQMQGARDSAGHGFIVWNAGNEYLETMNAYEKYKKEPTPNNTKVSKNEE; encoded by the coding sequence ATGAAACCTTTATTCACATTCCTACTCTTATTTGTTTTTGTCTCCTGCCAGTCGGTCTCCTCCACCAAAAGCCAACAAAAATCGGGTTCTATCCAGGAATCACCTGAATTTATAGAAGGGCTCTATATCAATACCAAAACCATACGCGATAAAAAACGATGGAGTTTACTTTTCCAAGTGATGAAAGATGCAGGAATGAATACTGCTGTTGTTGATATGCAACCTTATCCACCGACTCCAGAACAAGTTGCGGAAGCAAAAGCACTTGGAATTTATATGGTGGCAAGAGTTGTCAACTTCGAAGGTGGATTACTCGAAAAAACACCTAACGCAAACCTTGTTTCTTCCATCCAAAAATCGATTCGTAAAGCTTGTGAATTAGGATTCCCTGAAATTCAATTGGACTACATTCGATATGCTGATGGTGGCACTAACTTTAGTATGAGTTATGAAAAACGATATGAATCGATTTTAGGAATCATCAAAGACCATAAAGAAAAAACGAAAGACAGTTGCCCAAGTGATACAAAGTGGTCAGCTGATATTTTTGGAAGGGTTCCTTTTATAGAAAATGATATCATTGGTCAAAAAGTAGAACCATTTAGTGAGGAATTGAATGGTCTTTATCCAATGTTGTACCCATCCCATTTTTATGGTTTGACCAAACGTGTTTCAGATCCTTATGGAACCATCAAAGATGGTCTTGACCTAACAGTCAAAAGAGCCAAACAAGGAACCAAAGCCATTGCTTGGGTCCAAGGATTCAAAATGATGGTAGGTCCAAGTAAATTGAGTTACATTGACTACATCAAGGTGCAGATGCAAGGGGCAAGAGATTCTGCAGGCCATGGTTTTATCGTTTGGAATGCAGGGAATGAATATCTAGAAACTATGAATGCTTATGAAAAATACAAAAAGGAACCAACACCTAATAACACAAAGGTTTCCAAAAACGAAGAATAA
- a CDS encoding lipase secretion chaperone, with protein MDFKKILLVVILFLILFAGLLFYLKQSDSDSVSKNSLSPEEQMVSDRISPLGNGEGFWDEAISPFREDRAKPYLELLDDLKSGKINFVWEVWALRRKCKPDFTPDQCNATILAYIDAEYDSPDKEKVRDLFVSYFRYEEEYRKWEQPTDLPFLELYEKIKSKRREVLSDKAELIFGMEESQVSFLEGSNHFIKQSANLPADLRVKQYEEFKKKTYGNYYDSLVSREDKFDHYQMEMSLRDKEFSSISDPKEKEKYLFKIESKYFGKEKAENLANERKKEAKFSESISSYESKEREFLKENANLSQAEKDKKLKELRIQMLGSEEEADAYLRRKNIEEAGK; from the coding sequence ATGGATTTTAAAAAAATATTACTCGTTGTTATCCTCTTTCTCATTCTTTTTGCCGGTTTACTTTTTTATCTGAAACAATCAGACAGTGACAGTGTTTCCAAAAATTCTTTATCACCTGAGGAACAAATGGTTTCTGACCGAATCTCTCCCTTAGGAAATGGGGAAGGGTTTTGGGATGAGGCGATCTCTCCCTTTCGAGAAGATAGAGCCAAACCTTATTTAGAGTTACTGGATGATCTTAAATCGGGTAAGATCAATTTTGTTTGGGAAGTGTGGGCATTACGACGGAAATGCAAACCTGATTTTACACCTGACCAATGTAATGCGACAATTCTTGCGTATATCGATGCTGAATATGATTCCCCTGACAAAGAAAAGGTAAGGGACCTATTTGTTTCCTATTTCCGATATGAGGAAGAATACCGAAAATGGGAACAACCAACGGACCTTCCATTTTTGGAGTTGTATGAAAAAATTAAATCCAAACGCAGAGAAGTGCTTTCTGATAAAGCTGAATTAATTTTTGGAATGGAAGAATCACAAGTTAGTTTTTTGGAAGGTAGCAATCATTTTATCAAACAATCGGCAAACCTACCCGCTGATCTTCGTGTAAAACAGTACGAAGAGTTTAAGAAAAAAACTTATGGAAACTATTATGATTCTTTGGTTTCCAGGGAAGATAAGTTTGATCATTACCAAATGGAAATGTCTCTTCGTGATAAAGAGTTTTCTTCCATTTCGGATCCAAAAGAGAAAGAAAAATACCTATTTAAAATTGAATCCAAATACTTTGGAAAAGAAAAGGCCGAAAATTTAGCAAATGAACGTAAAAAAGAGGCAAAATTTTCTGAATCAATTTCATCCTACGAATCCAAAGAGAGAGAATTTTTAAAAGAAAATGCCAATCTTTCACAAGCTGAGAAAGATAAAAAATTGAAAGAACTTCGAATCCAAATGTTAGGTTCAGAAGAAGAAGCAGATGCTTATTTAAGGAGAAAGAATATAGAGGAAGCAGGGAAATAA
- a CDS encoding esterase/lipase family protein, with protein sequence MKKKIVIGFLATLLSFPTSGLFAGPLDGQCIALVHGILGFDDTQGLAGGLVKYWGGLDGYLRSQGAKVTTPGSSATNSIPVRASQIQSAVSTWMTANGCSKVHLMGHSQGGLVIRYMVSNLGFAGKTQTVTTINSLHQGAPMADIVLAAIPSWLQPFANSALGLLAKLVYRDGRPQDAIAMGKSLTVSYVKTFNANSPNKSGIKYYSYGSQMAWADLIQHPIMALTHPITWAGGLFYGLGGANDGVVPLNSQKWGTWKGTPSSYWFATGIDHLQATNLAWSGQNYYDVQGHYLNIAKNAKAGL encoded by the coding sequence ATGAAAAAGAAAATCGTAATCGGGTTTTTAGCGACCCTTCTCTCCTTCCCCACATCAGGTCTGTTTGCTGGTCCATTGGATGGCCAATGCATCGCTCTTGTTCACGGGATTCTCGGATTTGACGACACACAAGGACTCGCTGGTGGTCTCGTTAAGTATTGGGGAGGCCTAGATGGTTACCTCCGTAGCCAAGGCGCGAAAGTCACAACACCTGGAAGTTCTGCGACAAATTCCATTCCTGTTCGTGCAAGCCAAATCCAATCTGCTGTTTCAACTTGGATGACAGCAAACGGTTGTTCTAAGGTTCATTTGATGGGACACAGCCAAGGTGGACTTGTGATCCGTTATATGGTTTCCAATCTTGGATTTGCTGGAAAAACACAAACTGTTACGACAATTAACTCCCTTCACCAAGGGGCACCGATGGCTGACATCGTTCTTGCAGCGATCCCTAGTTGGTTACAACCTTTTGCAAATTCTGCACTTGGTTTACTTGCAAAACTAGTGTACCGTGACGGTCGTCCTCAAGATGCGATCGCAATGGGAAAATCTCTGACTGTGAGTTATGTAAAAACGTTCAACGCAAATTCACCTAACAAATCTGGTATCAAATACTACTCTTACGGAAGCCAAATGGCATGGGCAGACCTCATCCAACACCCAATCATGGCACTCACTCACCCAATCACTTGGGCAGGTGGATTGTTTTACGGATTGGGTGGAGCAAATGATGGAGTGGTTCCATTGAATTCTCAAAAATGGGGAACTTGGAAAGGAACTCCTTCTTCGTATTGGTTTGCAACTGGGATTGACCACCTCCAAGCAACGAACTTGGCATGGAGTGGACAAAACTATTATGATGTGCAAGGACATTACTTAAACATCGCGAAAAACGCAAAAGCTGGATTATAA
- a CDS encoding lipase family alpha/beta hydrolase has translation MNSKKKNLVCLLALLLFTTGVHAGARKTVYPVVFAHGLSGFDNLLGYYYFGNDYGTFVGDPCDEFLETACNGSISSSQKALAASVTPFQSSEVRGTQLADRIQNYMTSTGATKVNIIGHSQGGIDARKAAAVLRARYGRQVVHALISVSSPHRGSPTAKYILDLGPGVTSVVNALAKLFGNAIYGSGNDGIAAAKQLVYNDYSSTDGITTGMKAFNTNYNVNSSNAAYWGSIITAQDSLNTNPALYLLKEGFYNIDGDGYCVDDCDNDGAAGKGDGTRGNNDDDGLVGINSQQMGDRLQYNECALCFDSITVNTSLGYVSNLNAPTSAQMTSKSSVVSQDHLDVVGVPPDTFDEEEFYASILEFIVSKGG, from the coding sequence ATGAACTCTAAAAAGAAAAATCTTGTTTGCCTCCTCGCCCTCTTGTTGTTCACAACAGGGGTACATGCAGGCGCAAGAAAAACGGTATATCCAGTTGTGTTCGCACATGGACTATCTGGATTCGACAACTTACTCGGATACTACTACTTTGGTAACGACTATGGTACCTTCGTAGGTGATCCATGTGACGAGTTTTTGGAAACAGCGTGTAACGGTAGCATAAGCTCCAGTCAAAAAGCGTTAGCAGCAAGTGTAACTCCCTTCCAATCTTCGGAAGTCAGAGGAACACAACTAGCAGATCGCATACAAAACTATATGACCTCCACGGGAGCAACCAAAGTGAATATCATTGGTCACTCACAAGGTGGAATTGATGCAAGAAAAGCAGCTGCTGTATTAAGAGCACGTTATGGTAGACAAGTTGTCCATGCTCTTATCTCCGTTTCAAGTCCACATAGAGGATCTCCTACTGCGAAGTACATCCTTGATTTAGGTCCAGGTGTGACATCAGTTGTCAACGCACTAGCAAAACTTTTCGGAAACGCAATCTATGGATCTGGAAATGATGGGATTGCTGCAGCAAAACAATTGGTTTATAATGACTATTCGTCTACAGATGGAATCACCACTGGAATGAAAGCATTTAACACGAATTACAACGTAAACTCAAGTAATGCAGCTTATTGGGGATCTATCATCACTGCACAAGATAGTCTCAACACAAACCCAGCATTGTACCTTCTGAAAGAAGGATTTTACAACATTGATGGTGATGGATATTGTGTAGATGATTGTGATAATGATGGTGCTGCTGGAAAAGGTGATGGCACTCGTGGTAACAATGATGATGATGGACTTGTTGGGATCAACTCACAACAAATGGGTGATCGTTTGCAATACAACGAATGTGCACTTTGTTTCGACTCGATCACAGTGAATACAAGCCTTGGTTATGTAAGTAACTTAAATGCTCCAACTTCTGCTCAAATGACATCTAAGTCTTCTGTGGTAAGCCAAGACCATTTAGATGTGGTTGGTGTTCCACCAGATACATTTGATGAAGAAGAATTTTATGCTTCTATTTTAGAATTCATCGTCTCTAAAGGCGGTTAA
- a CDS encoding polysaccharide lyase, which yields MDRQRPKGANVKTLRNADRFQQCLGLTIIFSLSFFQCQKEKDNETLNLLAGTALAYQASTSIICTSEQLNKTQNARIFQTSFESTSEFSNFYSVPSPYQSVDTHGQSTEQKRTGTYSHKANISGLGPTCFYPQNCNHRGYPTIQLNKLASGGFKTPVLIELYVYLDMDLTSNQDWFSFATYSADPTDLWRRVVLVNIDASDYVYLMHVPVHNQNVHTYQVTNLSFPRRQWKKLTTCLDFSPQGGMAKLWVDSTLVSTANVAGGCGVLEQAHFGLYASPTLSSGSIYNDDLRIQEVSVCP from the coding sequence ATGGATCGTCAAAGACCAAAGGGAGCAAATGTGAAAACTTTACGGAACGCTGATCGTTTCCAACAATGTCTGGGACTCACCATCATTTTTAGTCTCAGTTTTTTCCAATGCCAAAAAGAAAAGGATAATGAGACCTTAAATCTGTTAGCTGGGACAGCTCTTGCCTACCAAGCTTCCACATCAATCATCTGTACAAGCGAACAATTGAACAAAACGCAAAATGCAAGGATTTTCCAGACCAGTTTTGAATCCACGAGTGAGTTCTCAAACTTTTATAGTGTTCCTTCCCCTTACCAATCAGTGGATACACATGGACAAAGTACGGAACAAAAACGAACTGGAACCTATTCACACAAAGCAAACATTTCAGGGCTTGGTCCCACTTGTTTTTATCCACAAAATTGTAACCATAGAGGGTACCCCACGATTCAGCTAAACAAACTGGCGTCAGGTGGATTTAAAACACCAGTTTTAATTGAATTGTATGTGTATTTAGATATGGATTTAACGAGTAACCAAGATTGGTTTAGTTTTGCCACGTATTCAGCAGATCCCACAGATTTATGGCGGAGGGTGGTTCTTGTCAATATTGATGCGAGTGATTATGTATACCTCATGCATGTCCCAGTCCATAACCAAAATGTCCATACATACCAAGTCACAAACTTAAGTTTTCCGAGAAGGCAATGGAAAAAACTAACAACATGTTTGGATTTTTCTCCGCAAGGTGGGATGGCAAAGCTATGGGTGGATTCAACTTTAGTTTCGACAGCAAATGTTGCAGGTGGATGTGGAGTATTGGAACAAGCACATTTTGGTTTGTATGCCTCACCTACACTCAGTTCTGGCTCTATTTATAATGATGATTTGCGGATCCAAGAAGTGAGTGTCTGCCCTTAA
- the radA gene encoding DNA repair protein RadA, protein MAKKQLPQYQCKACGDTFSRWAGKCPSCGEWNQIEEMTNTSQGRFDSPNISKPRDRKYTEPKSIGSIVSDAHTRTLTGFSELDLVLGGGIVPGSLVLVGGEPGVGKSTLVLETAKNIANQGTVLYISGEESASQIGLRAKRMGVNSKNILLSSEVYAENISQMITDLQPKVVFIDSIQTILKESLVNQAGTITQLRESSQVFLETAKRTSVPIFLIGHITKEGQIAGPKVLEHLVDTVLYFEGDRFNYYRILRAVKNRFGAVGDTAIFEMVLGGLKQVLDRHRLFISPETEERSGSVLSSVMEGSRAISVEVQALVTKSAFGQARRMAEGLDNRRVILLSAVIEKYLGLPLSESDIFSNLAGGLSVDEPSLDLAITASIVSSFRDKPISRETGYLGEVGLSGEVRSVGQISLRIKELAGIGISHIYIPHGNWKEVEGMFPSLQLSPIKHLQELGL, encoded by the coding sequence ATGGCAAAAAAACAACTCCCACAATACCAATGTAAAGCTTGCGGAGATACATTTAGCAGGTGGGCAGGCAAATGTCCATCTTGTGGTGAATGGAACCAAATTGAAGAAATGACGAACACTTCCCAAGGAAGGTTTGATTCTCCCAATATCTCAAAACCAAGGGACAGAAAGTACACAGAACCAAAGTCTATTGGTTCGATTGTAAGTGATGCCCACACAAGGACTCTCACTGGATTTAGCGAACTTGATTTGGTACTGGGTGGTGGGATTGTTCCAGGAAGTTTGGTGTTAGTTGGAGGTGAGCCGGGTGTGGGTAAGTCTACTTTGGTATTGGAAACTGCAAAAAACATCGCAAACCAAGGTACTGTTTTGTATATCTCGGGAGAAGAATCAGCATCTCAAATTGGTCTTCGTGCCAAACGGATGGGAGTGAACTCTAAAAATATCCTTTTGTCATCCGAAGTGTATGCAGAAAACATCTCGCAGATGATAACGGATTTACAACCCAAAGTTGTTTTTATTGATTCTATCCAAACGATATTAAAAGAAAGTCTTGTGAACCAAGCAGGAACCATCACCCAACTCCGTGAGTCTTCCCAAGTTTTTTTAGAAACCGCCAAACGTACGTCAGTTCCCATTTTCCTCATTGGTCATATCACAAAAGAAGGACAAATTGCAGGCCCAAAAGTGTTAGAACATTTGGTGGATACAGTATTGTACTTTGAAGGGGATCGTTTTAATTATTACCGCATTTTACGAGCAGTCAAAAATCGATTTGGAGCCGTAGGGGACACTGCGATATTTGAAATGGTGCTTGGTGGACTCAAACAAGTCCTCGACCGCCACCGTTTATTCATATCACCTGAAACAGAAGAAAGGTCTGGGAGTGTTTTATCTTCTGTGATGGAAGGATCTCGCGCCATTAGTGTCGAAGTACAAGCCCTTGTCACCAAATCAGCGTTTGGCCAAGCTCGGCGTATGGCAGAAGGACTTGATAACCGCCGGGTGATTTTACTTTCTGCAGTCATTGAAAAGTATTTGGGTCTTCCTTTGTCAGAGTCAGATATCTTTAGTAATTTGGCAGGTGGACTGAGTGTCGACGAACCAAGTTTAGACCTTGCCATCACGGCTTCGATTGTTTCTTCGTTTCGAGACAAACCCATCTCACGTGAAACAGGTTACTTGGGCGAAGTTGGTCTTTCTGGTGAAGTGAGAAGTGTTGGCCAAATCAGTTTGCGTATCAAAGAACTAGCAGGCATCGGAATTAGTCATATTTATATCCCACATGGCAATTGGAAAGAGGTAGAAGGTATGTTCCCCTCCCTTCAACTTTCTCCCATCAAACACTTACAAGAATTAGGTTTATAA
- a CDS encoding ribonuclease D, with product MTQKRSTIKPVVLQGDLNEDFFEAFKKDDRLAVDCEMMGLNPRRDRLCVVQISDSKNKVALVQILPGQKEAPHIQKLFESKEITKIFHFARMDMTFLRARLGIKVQNVFCTKIASKLARTYTDKHGLKELIREFFEENIDKKNQSSDWGKKILTKDQVDYASTDVRFLISLESILTEMMIRENRFAIAEKCFGFLETQVELDLLEVYNLFEH from the coding sequence ATGACCCAAAAACGTTCAACTATAAAACCAGTCGTTTTACAAGGAGATCTGAACGAAGATTTTTTTGAAGCCTTTAAAAAGGATGACCGGTTAGCAGTCGATTGTGAGATGATGGGGCTCAATCCCAGAAGGGACAGGCTTTGTGTTGTTCAAATTTCCGATTCTAAAAATAAAGTCGCTTTAGTTCAAATCCTCCCTGGCCAAAAAGAAGCCCCTCATATCCAAAAATTATTCGAATCAAAAGAAATTACCAAAATTTTCCATTTTGCTCGTATGGACATGACGTTCCTTCGCGCAAGACTTGGTATCAAAGTGCAAAATGTATTTTGTACCAAAATCGCAAGTAAATTGGCACGAACATATACCGATAAACACGGGTTAAAGGAATTGATACGAGAGTTTTTTGAGGAAAACATCGACAAAAAAAACCAAAGTTCCGATTGGGGGAAAAAAATTCTCACCAAAGACCAAGTTGACTATGCTTCCACTGATGTACGGTTTTTGATTTCGTTAGAATCCATTTTGACTGAGATGATGATCCGTGAAAACCGGTTTGCCATTGCTGAAAAATGTTTTGGTTTTTTAGAAACACAAGTGGAACTTGATTTACTCGAAGTGTACAATCTCTTCGAACACTGA